In the genome of Halodesulfovibrio sp., the window TTGAGGTCGAAGTGTTCGCGCAGGTAGCTGGAAACTTCTTCAACTTCGTTCTGGCGCATAAGACCGTTATCTACAAAGATGCAGTGGAGGCGGTGACCGATTGCTTTGTTCAAAAGAACTGCAACAACGGTGGAGTCGATACCACCGGAAAGACCACAAACCACGTTGCCTTCAGGACCAACAGTTTCCTGACAATCTTTAATTACAGCATCAATAAAGCCGGACATAGTCCAGTCTGGTTTGATGCCAGCAATTTTGAAAAGGAAGTTGTTAATCATGGTGTCGCCACCCTCAGAGTGGTGCACTTCCGGGTGGTACTGGAGAGCGTAGATGTTTTTTTCTACACACGCCATCGCGGCAACTTCGAGAGTTTCTGTAGAGCCAATAACTTCGAAGGAAGGTGGCACAGATTTAACCTGATCGCCGTGAGACATCCATACACGTAAAGATTCTTCACGGTTAAGATCAGCAAAGAGAGGGCAGTCTGCGGTCATGTTAAAGTCCGCAGGGCCGTACTCGCGTGTTTCAGAGCTTGCAAGTTCGCCACCCAGATTGTGGGCGAGAAGCTGCATGCCGTAGCAGATACCGAGTACTGGTACGCCAAGTTCGAGCAGACCCATATCGAGAGTTGGTGCTTCGTCATCACCAACGCTTGAAGGACCGCCGGAAAGGATTACAGCGGAAGGATTCATTGCTTTGACTTCTTCGGCTGTAACGATGCAAGGGTGAATTTCAGAGTATACGCCTGCTTCGCGTACGCGACGCGCGATAAGCTGAGTAAACTGAGAGCCGTAGTCAACAATAATGACTTTGCTAAGTGCGTCCATAATGTCCTCTAAAAAGAGAGATTAGTTCTCAACTCGGTAGTTGGGAGCTTCTTTTGTAATGATAACGTCGTGAACGTGAGATTCACGCAGACCTGCAGCAGAAATTTCTACCATTTTAGAAACTTCAGGCATGTCAGTAATAGTCTTTGCGCCAATGTAGCCCATACCGGAACGGAGACCGCCCATTAACTGGTGCACGGAATCCTGTACAGGTCCTTTATATGGAACACGTCCAACAATGCCTTCTGGAACAAGCTTCTTGCTCTTTTCCTGGAAGTAACGGTCAGAGCTACCAGCTTTCATTGCATCGATGGAACCCATGCCACGGTAGTTTTTGTAACGACGACCCTGATAGAGAACTGTTTCACCCGGGGATTCGTCTGTACCGGCGAAGAGGGAGCCAATCATGATGGAAGATGCACCAACACAAAGGGCTTTTACAATATCACCGGAGTACTTGATGCCACCGTCAGCAATGATATGGCGACCAAATTCTTTAGCAGCTTTGCAGCATTCCTGAACAGCTGTAATCTGTGGAACACCAACACCAGCAACAATACGGGTTGTGCAGATAGAACCAGGTCCAATCCCAACCTTAACGGTGTCTGCGCCAGCTTCGAACAATGCTTTTGCGCCTTCGTAGGTTGCAACGTTACCTGCAATGATCTGTGCATCAGGGAACTCGGTGCGGATAGATTCTACAGCTTTAAGAATATTTAATGAGTGACCGTGAGCGGAGTCGAGAACGAGCACGTCTGCGCCTGCATCAAGCAGAGCTTTCGCACGTTCTTTACAATCTGCGCCTACACCCAATGCTGCTGCCACACGCAGACGACCATTTTCATCTTTACATGCGTTAGGATATTTAATTTCTTTTTCAATATCCTTCATGGTGATGATGCCCTGCAAGTGGTTGTCGCTGTCAACTACGAGCACTTTTTCAATGCGGTGCTTGTGCAGGTGCTCTTTTGCCTGCTCCAGAGTTGTGCCAACAGGAACAGTTACCAGCTTGTCTTTTGTCATCATTTCAGAAACGAGCGTGGTGTCTGGGTCGTCAACAAAACGGACGTCACGGTTTGTTATAATACCGACAAGATTGCCGTTTTCAACAACCGGAAGACCGGAAATTCTGTAAGTAGACATAACTTCGAGAGCCTGAGTGATGGTCAAGGAAGGCTCAACAGTTACTGGATCAAGAATCATTCCGGATTCTGATTTTTTTACTTTTTCTACTTCAAGGCACTGCTGCTCAAGCGGCATGTTCTTGTGAACAACGCCGATGCCACCGTGTCTTGCCATCGCGATAGCCATGTCAGATTCGGTGACGGTATCCATTGCTGCTGAAATCAGCGGAATGTTCAGTGCGATGGAATTAGTGAGCTGAGTGGATAAGTCCACCTGATCCGGCGTGGCTTCAGAATAACCAGGAAGAAGCAACACGTCGTCAAAAGTCAGTGCTTTGCCTAAGATTACGCTCATGGTGTGGGTCTCCAAATTCGTTTTGGGTAGCTATTAAAAAAGGCCACAGTAGCGTAAATTCACGCATTTAACCGGCCTGGAGTTCAGTACTTTCTTCCCTAGCAAGTAGGCGGATAGTACTTTAGGTAATCCCGTTAGCGTATGCGTCCTTTAGGTCTATGTCAACGCTTATTATACTTTTTATATGGTAGTGAAACCGATACCGAGCATTATATCACAAAAAAAAGAAAATATACTTTGATACAGCATGAGACATAACCTTGATACGCTGCGGGACAACCTATGCAAAAAGCGCATTGCAAGTGCAATGCGCTTTTGAAATTAGAAAAACATCAGCATGTTATTTTTTATCAAGTTCTTTTTGTGCTGCTATCTTAAGATGATTTTCAGCAGCTGATTCAACAATTTTCTGGAACTGTATTTTACCCTCGGCAGGTTTATCCAGATAGTATGTAAGCAGTATGCCTAAATTATACCGAGCGGAAGGATCGTCCGCGATGCTCAAAGATGTTTCAAATGCTTTGGCAGCGTTGGTGTAACTTTCCAGTTTAAAGTTCGCCATGCCGAGCATGTAGAACAGGTGGGCGTTACTAGGCTGAGCTGCAATGCCGCGCTGGATAAACTTACGCGCCTGACTGTATTCCCCGTCTTCCATGAAGTGTCGGGCAATTTCTTCAATCAGTTTTACATTATTTGCATCTTTTTTGAGTTTCCCCATCAAGTCTGCAATATGTGCTGAATTGTCTGGTTTAGACTGTTCTGAGGTGGCATTGCGTGACTGTACAAAGTTGGTCAGACTCGGGTGATTCGTACGGTAGACACCAGAGGTGACCAGCATTGCTGCGAATCCCAAAAGGATTGCCGCAATGAATATTTTTGCAGCGGCGTTCGGCTGCTTCATTGGAGTTTTAGTCATTCATTAACTCCATTTGGCGAATGCGTTTGCTGAGTTCGCAATGCTTACGGGCAATAACAAAAAGGTAACCTGCAATGCCTACCCATACTGCAACATTAGCCATGAGGAGCCAGTTGGAGCTTTCCATGATGAATCTCCTTGTGTGCCTCGTAAAATAAGGCGGTTATATTTCGTCGTGTGTTGTTAAGTTATCAATTCGGTCAGACAACGCCATCTGTGAAGATCGAATCCCCACAAGAGCAGCCCAGATAAGACCGAAGCAGAGAACGCAGACAATAACAGTAAGTTTCATTTCCGGTTCCAGCCCACCTGTCTTGCTGTTGAATACAGCAGGGTGGATGGAGCGCCAAAGGCGTGCGGAAAGAAATACAAGAGGTACGTCGATAAAAGCGGCAATGCCGACAACAGAGCTGACTACCGCTTTGCGTTCTGTCGAAAGGGACATGGAGCGCAGGATAAGATAGCCTGCGTAAACGAACCACATAACAAGGGTTGTTGTTAAGCGAGGGTCCCATGTCCACCAGACGCCCCAGCTGTGGCGTCCCCAGATCATTCCGGTAACAAGTGCAAGCCCGCTGAAAAGAACACCTACTTCAGCAGAGGCGGCAGCAAAGTTGTCCCAGAATCGTTTACGGGTTTTGAGGTACAGAATGGAGGCAATGAATACACAGAAGAAGCTGAAGAGTGACCACCACGCCAGCGGCAGATGGGTGTAGAACACCTTCTGCACAATGCCCATAACCTGTTCAACAGGGGCATACTGGTAGATGAGGTACTGGCTCAACGCCATTGCCGGTGCGGCTAAGAGTGCCACAGGTGCTATCCATTTTGTTCGCATCATATCCTCTGTAACTGTTATATGCGTATCTGACATTTTTTGAATAAGAAAACAGTCAGTTACTGATAAAGTGCTTCCTATCCTTGCGAGCGTAATACGGCGAACATGTCCGTATTCTATTCTTCGCCGCTGTAAACAAAGCCGAAGAGCAATAGCCCAGCTGCTCCGAATAGTGCGTCGAAGGCACAGGCGATGCCAAGCCAGTCGCCAAAGCCTTCCGGAATGATTCCGGAAAATGCAGCGGAGCCGATACGCACGCCTGCAAGCAATATAGGAATAAGCAACGGGAACAGAATGATAGAGAGTAAAGACTCTTTTGCAGCCTGTCCCTGAGAAAGCGCACCAAGCAGCGCGCCGAGCAAAATTAATCCAAGGTCAATAGCAAGGAGCATTGCCAACCCTATGTGCCATAAATGAGACACGGATTGACCAAGGAAGACAATTGTTGCTGGCAAAAATACTGCCTGAGCACATAAAAGAAGAATAAAGCCGCCCAATGCCTTACCAATCCAGACTGCCTGCACAGGCGCTGGGGAAAGAAGTAAGCCGAAACGGGCACCGTTTTGTTCTTCCAGACTGAATAATGTATTGAAAACAAGTACCTGACAGAAAACTGATGCCAGCCAGAATATGGCAGCAGCAGCCTGTGCACTCATTTTTTCACCGATCTGTTGGGATAAACTGAATACAAAGATAAGCAGTAAGCCGAGTAAAAGCGCCTGAATAAGACCTGTGCCTCGCGCAAGCACGAGTTTAAGATCTTTTGCAGCTATTGAAACAGCAGCCCTTAGCATACCGCCTCCGGTGTGTAGCCTTGTGCTTGACCAAAGTACTCTACCTGCTTGTCGCGGATAGCAAGTACATTGTCAGCACGTACAAGGTCAGCAGCAACCGAATGGCTGATCCAGACTAATCCTGCACCGCGCTCTTTTGCCGCAGCAATCTCGTTGTGCAAGATGCCCATAGAACGGACATCCAACCCAGTTCCCGGCTCATCGAGCAGGATCAGGGACGGCTGAAGTAAGAACACGCGAGCAAGATTCAAGCGCTGCGCCATGCCTCGAGAAAAACAACCGGCGCGCTCAAAAGCAAAACGTTTCAGCTCTACACGGTCAAGTGCGTTCAGCAAGGTTTTCTCGTCCGTCTTTTGCCCATGCAGGCTAGACCAGAATGACAAGTTTTCAATGGCTGACAAATCAGGATAGATAAAGGTTTGATGCCCTACATATCCAATTTTATTGTTTTCTACTGTAAGCTCAACGTTTCCGGCGGTAGGCTCGGAAAGTCCTGCCATAATCTTGAGCAAGGTCGATTTACCAGCACCGTTAGGACCAGCCAGCAATGTGACAGTGCCTGATTCAATAGTGCAGGAAACGTCCTTGATAATTAGACGGTTGCCATACATTTTGGCAACCTTGTCCAGTTTAAGCAGCATCCGTTACCTTTTCAGATTTTCGGAATCGGGTGAACCCGATGAACGGGAAGAGACACATAATCGTACCACCAATCCAGAACCAGTTAACCATAGGCTCAATACTTAATGTAACTGTGATGTTACCTTGAGTGTCTGCGCCTAACAGAGATGAGTATAACTCTTCTCCAAAGGACGGAATGATAGATACTTCTGCGAAGGATCTGTTTTTACCGAATTTATGGTAAAGGCGGCGCTGAGGCTCAAGTGTACCTATGAGCTTGCCGTCTTCATAAACATCAATGTCAGCTTGAAGGAAGATGTATTCCCTTGCTTCGCCTTCATACAGCTCTTTGTACTTGAAGGTATATCCTTCAAGAGTAACTGTCTCACCGCGTTTAATCTGTGTTTGCAGTTCCTGCTTGTATGGTCCGGAGAATGCAATACCGATGACGATAAGCGCTACCCCGAGGTGTACGCCGTATGCACCGATGGCACGGTTGCTTTTGCGTGTAGAGGCATCCGTTGCGAACAACAACACGATACCAACAATACAGGCCGCAGCGGAAGCGACAGCAAGGATTGAAACAGGAATTGTGTATCCGGAAAGGTACATAGCAACACCTGTCACAACAAAAACTACGCTTACCGCACCGAACATGATGCCGCTTTTAACGCCGCCGTTCCATTTCATCCAAGGGCAGATCATAAGCAGTACAGAAATGATTGCTGCCAAAGGCATGCAAACGCTGTTGTAGAACTTCTGGTCTAAACCTTGCGGGTTTTCTGTGAAGAACTTGGAGAAAACCGGCCACATAGTGGCGATAAGAATGATAACGCCCAGTGCAATAAGGAACCACGCAGCAACCAGCAGCAAACCTTCACGGCTGAAAAGTTCTGCCATAGGTTTTGCTTTTGGATTTTTACTCGTGATTGCTGCAAACAAGGACAGCACGGTGAAGAATATAATAAAAATGAGCAGTGGCGTTCCAACGCTACCACCGCCGAATGCATGCAGAGATTCAACAACACCACTACGGACAAGGTAGGTTGCAAACAACGCAGAAATACTTGTGAGTGCAACAAGGAAGGTGTTTGTTCTGTGCAGCTTACCGCGACGGGTTTCGATAACGGAGGTATGCAAAAATGCAGAGCCTACAAGCCACGGAATAAGAGAGGCGTTTTCTACAGGGTCCCATGCCCAGTAACCACCCCAGCCGAGTTCCATGTATGACCACCAGCAACCGAGGATAATACCTGCGGTAAGGGTGAGCCATGCAAAAAGAATCATGTTGCGGGAAGCATCTGTCCAGCTGTCTTCGTTATGCTGACTTCTGTTCAACGCCTGTGCTAGAGCAAGGCAGCTTGGAATGGTAAAGCCACCGTAGCCAAGGAATAACAATGGCGGGTGGAAGATCATACCAGGGTTCTGCAACAGCGGGTTCAAACCGTTACCGTCAGCAGGAATAGGGCTGATGAGGGTAAATGGGTTTGACCATGTAGTCAGTAGGAATAAGAAAAAGCTGGTAAAGGTAAAGAAGAGCATCCAGAACCACATTTTAGTGCCATCTGAAAGCGCTTTGTATGCGTTAGTATAAAGAAAAATCATGCCGCATAACGCAACAGACCATGCCCAGAACAGTAATGAACCGGCTTGTCCTGCCCAAAAGGCGGTTACGCGATAAAAAAGTGGAAGGTCGAGGCTGGTGTAGCTTGCGACATAGTAGTTTGAAAAATCAAAATTAACCAGCGCCCATAAAAGAATGGATGAACTTACAGTGATGAGCGTTGTTATCATCATCTGTGAGGTTTCAATCCAGTGCAGCAGGGTAGAGCGCCCCTGCCAAATCTGCAATGCAGCGACTGCGCCGAAGCCAAGGGCAAACAGCAAAGACGCTACCAGCAGCAAAAATGCTAAGAGATGCATAATGCTCCTTCAGCCGGTATAACGGCAGCGTGGGGGAAGTAGTACGGAGAGAATAGTTTTCGGTGTGCAGCCGGTTATTCTCTATTTTTCTTTTCGTACTTCGATGGACATTTAGTCATAAGCGTACGGGCTTGAAACGCCTTGGTGGCGTTATCAATATTGCCTTCAACAATAACTTCTGCACCGGATTTAAATGTATCCGGCACTGCGCCATTGAATACAACAGGCAATACAATTTTCTTGTCGTGAGCATCTTCAAGCATAAAACTAACACCAAGACCCTCCTCATGTCGCTTGATTTCGCCTGCCTTAACGGTACCGAAAAGGCGTGCTGAGCCAAGCTGATCTGGTGTCATTGCTAATGCTTCAGAAACTTCAAGAAAATATACGCTGTTTTGTGAAAAACCGGTGAAAAGCAAGTACCCAAGACCTCCTAAAAAGAGGAACAGGGCAGCAATGTATACGCTTTTTCCGTTTTTCTTTGCCATAGTGTCTCCTGACAGTGTCTAGTTTATGGACAGATATGTCCGACAGTATCTGAGCCTTTCTCCCCCGGTTCAGATGCCTTTTCAAATAATTGGTTTGGTGCTTCATTGCAACAAATAGTTTGCAGACTATATCTGTCGGATATCCGTTGCAGGTTGCATGGAGCAACAAAAACTGTTCCTGTCAGCACGCAAAAAGCAGACTTTCTGCCGTAGCGTATCGGAACCAGTAAATATGTTATTAGTTGCTATACATTACTATTAGCGTTTAAGCAATTTCCCTTTGCCAAGCTGTTTTCGTTTTTCTCGCGCAAGGCGCTGCATATCGTCGACTCTGTCGGTTTCATCAACAATTTCTTTGCCGAGGATTTCTTCAAGCACGTCTTCCAACGATACGAGACCGCTTATGCCGCCGTATTCATCAACGGCAACAAACAGGTGGTCTCTGCGTTCCAGAAAGTTTCTGAGAACTTTGTCGAGCGTAACGGAGTCGAGCACAAAATGGACAGGGCGCATCAATTCAGTAAGCTTTGTTTCTGTGCGACCAGCTGCTAACTCTTCATAAATTGATCGGCGCATTACGATACCAATAATGTCTTCATTATCTTCAGCATAGACAGGAATACGGCTGTAATGCTTCATTTCCAATTCTTGCTGCGCTTCTTTTACTGTGAGTTCAACAGGAAGCGTGAACGAAACCGTGCGCGGCGTCATAACTTCATGCACATGTTTGTTGTCTAGCGAGAGGATATTTTGAATTGAAATAGCCTCGCTCGGTTCAATTTCACCAGCTCGACGTGAAAGGCTTACAATAGCCCTGATGTCGTCTTCCGTTGCGTTAGGCTCTGTTGCTGAAGGCGTGAGCTTTCGAGTCATCCATGAACATAGATAGATGACAGGGGTAAGCATAAATACAAGGAAATTAAGTGGTTTTGCGATAAAAGAACTTAGCTGGCGAGAATATGATACACCAAGCGTTTTCGGTAGTATTTCTGAAAAGATTAGAATGCTTACAGTGAAGCATATTGCAAAATATGGCATGTGCTCCGCGCCGTACACCTTGGTAAAAGCAGCGCCGGCAAGGGTCGCGCCAGCGGTGTTGGCAACTGTGTTCAGAGTGAGAATAGCCGTAATAGGGCGCTCAACATCACTGCGGAGTTTGAATAGAGTAGTACCGATTTTGGAACCTGTGCTACGAAGCCGTTCAATATGGCTCCATGGTACAGAATATAAAATAGCCTCAGTAATAGAGCATGTTGCCGAAATGATGATAGAAAATGCTACGGCAGTTATTAACTCAAACATGTAGTTCCTTCGAATAAATTACATACACCGTCGTGGTTACGGAAATTTGTAGGATGCAACTCCTACCATAAAACGTACTGTATATATTACAATTCTGTTTCTGTTTGAAATAGCAAAAAAGCTTCAACGATGCGTACAAGGTTTGTCGGTTCAACAAGAGGACGCCTAGTTGAACTGTGATTATACATAATTATTATTAAGTTACTGGCAAGATAGCAATATAGTAACCGTGCTAAAAAAATGCAGTAGGTACAATTAGGCGAAGTGTTCCCACAATGCCAATGGCTTCAAGCTAAGCGTGACGTATAGCATGAAGCTGTGTTTTATTTTGCTCTGTTGATATACCGTTAGCAGTGCATAGTCGTTGTTGCAGAATGTCGCATCCAGCAAACAGGGGCAGTTGTCAAGAGTCTTGTGTTTCATTTTCTTGCAAAAAACAGCATGCCGTGCGAAAGAGTCGCCAACGCTACTCCAGTATAACTGATAACAGATTCTCAGGGAAAAAATAAATGGCGCACATAAAAAATATACTGCTTGATCGTGACGGTACGGTGATTGTTGACAAACACTATTTATCTGATCCTGAAGGGGTGGAACTTATTCCTGAGGGGGGTAAAGCCCTTGCCATGCTGCAACAGGCGGGAATGCGCTTGTATGTTTTGACCAATCAGTCTGGCATCGGACGGGGCTATTTTTCTGAAGATGACCTCCATGCGTGTACTGTTCGCCTTGATGAACTTGCAGAACTTTTTGGTGCCTTGATCGAAGATACTGTATACTGCCCTCATACTCCTGAAGATGATTGCAATTGCCGCAAACCACGCACAGGTATGTGGGAGCAGCTAAGTGACATGTACGGCTTAGAGGCGAAGGAATCAGTTATGATCGGTGATAAATTTGCAGATATAGAACTCGGTAAAAATGCTGGATTAGCGGCGTCTATTCTTGTTCTCACAGGCAAAGGTGAGAAAGAGCGCCAGAAGCTGGAATTGCCTGAGGTAGATGAATCCACAGGATATGTAACTGTATCGAATGAAAATGGTTGGACGCTTGCCGTTGCAAAAGATATTTCCGCAGCCGCACGCTGGATTTCCAATGCATTCGCAGCAGGGGATAAGTAAATGGATAGGATAGGCATTTGGAATACCGCCTTTCTTGGTGATGCCGTACTGACGCTTCCGCTTATTCGCACGGTGAAAGCCGCATATCCAGATTCCCCGATAGATTTTTATGTCCGAAAGGGTGTTGAGCCGTTATTTGCTGCTCAGCCTGAGTTGGATAACGTGTATGCGTATGACAAACGCGGGGCGCAAAAATCTATTTTTGCCGCAATGTCGTTTGGTCGAGAATTGGCAAAAAAAGATTATTCATTGTGGATCTCAGCGCACACAAGTTTGCGAAGCGGTGTGATTGCTCGCTGGACATCAGCCCGTACTCGTATTGGCTACAATAAACCTGCGTTCAACAACTGGCTGTATACAACAACAGTCGATAGAAAGTTTTTTGAGCTGGAAGAGATTGAACGGCTCATGCAGCTTGTTAAGCCGCTGTCTATTACAGACACTGTGGACTGGCCGGAACTGATTTTGCCGCAGCAAGCATATAATGATGCTGATGGGTACTGGAATAAGCATGTGGATTCCCCGGTGCTGGGCGTTCATCCCGGTTCTGTATGGGCAACAAAGCGTTGGCCTGCTGAATATTACGCAGAAGTAGTCGCAAAGGCTATTGAGGCAGGCGCGCAGGTAATGGTCTTTGCCGGTCCCGGTGAAGAAGCTATAGCGCAGGACGTTATAGCCCAGAGCGGTGCGGCGCAATCAGATAGATTACTCGACCTTTCCGGCTCCCTTTCCCTTGTGCAGCTTGCAGCATACTTAAATAAACTTGATTGCTATGTGACAAACGACTCCGGTCCAATGCATATTGCATGGGCGCAGCGTACGCCTGTTACCGCAATTTTTGGTCCTACAGTTCAGGAGTTAGGTTTTTATCCTCGTGGCGAATCTTCTACCGTTCTGGAAACAGAGATAGTGTGCCGTCCTTGCGGGATGCATGGTCCTAAAACATGCCCTAAAGGTCATTTTAAGTGCATGCATTCTGTGACACCGCAAATGGTGTGGGAAGACGCTAGCAAGAAACTCTTTGGGTAGGATCTGCTTCCAGCTTATATTTTCACTGTCGTTTTATAGGGTGAAAAACTGGCTAACAGTTCTGCGCATACAATGTAAAAACAGACCCTCAAAAAATTTATATACTCCATAGCTACCTTGAATCTGCTATACTGCTCTCAATTCTAAGGAGGGTTTTATGGCAGTTTGTAGTGAAATGAAAAAAGGTGATGTCTACCATTGTTCTTCATGTCATTTGGAAATTAAGGTAGAAAAAGGGTGTGCATGCAAAAGTGACGGCGACGTTGAACAACGGTGCTCTGTTCCGTTACAATGTTGTGGTAAGCCGTTGAAAAAGAAACAAGGCTAATAAGCTCGACGCTATTAGCTTCAGTGCTAGCAGAAAAAATCAGGCAAATTATGTTTCAGTACATGGTATACGCCTGATTTTTTTGTAATGTATGTACTGCATCATGCCCTTATATTTAAATAAATGGAGACCAGTGGGAGTAACGTTTAACTTGCTTCATTTGTTTGAGAAAAATATGGATTACGTCATGTTATGTTCATTTTTTCGTAACTGTGACAACATAAAAAGAGCAGAATAGAACGTTCTGCTCTTTTATTTCAGATCGTTTTTTATTCTGCCATAGCACTGGAAAAAGTACTCGATAATCAGGCGTACTTGCTCTGAATACATTCCTTTTTTGTGTTATATGTATTTTACGGCAGTGTAATAGGAAAAAAAGAACAAGAGCAGCGCGTTAGGGGCTGCTCTTTTTTTATGTCATGGAAATAATGAATAAAAAAAGAGTATACTTGTGGGATAACGATTAGGAGAAAGCCTGTGAGTATACGTAATCAAATCGTCATTGCGTTGTTGTTTATTCTTGTCGGCTGTCTGCTTGTAAATGTGAGCAGAGCGGCAGAGTCTGCCGTTCCACAAATTCCAGAAAATGCCACCAGCACACAGGTGGACGCTATTCTTGCAGGTATGAGCGATGAGCAAGTACGGGCGTTACTAATAGAAGAGCTTCGCAAAGATATTGCATCTGCTCCAGCGACGAAAACAGAGACGAATTGGGCAGCCTCGTTTTCTGCAATGCTTACAAAGGTTCACAATCGATTTGAATACTTATTCGGCGATGCTGCACAAACAGCGCAGGACATGCCGGATGTTTTGTATGACGCTGTAAGCGGAAGCGGTAAAGTTCCCTTAGAGAAGCTTGCGACGGGAATAGTGATGCTTTCACTCGTGTGGATTGTCGTCCGCTTTCTTTATCGGAAAAAGACGCAGAAGTTACGAAAAATTATTGAGACTACACCAAAGGAGTGGGGCTTTTTAAGAAAAGTTTTCAGGCTTTGTATGCGGGCTGGTATCGACTTAATCGGCATTGTACTTTCAAGTGTTGTAATTCTCATCCTGTACCTTATTTACTACGAGCAGAACAATGCTGCTAAGCCGATTATTATATCGTGGTTTATCGCTGTTGTGCTGGTTGATACGGTTGCCTTGCTTGCACGCTTTGTTCTTGTGCCTAAAGCGGAAGGGCTACGGTATCTGCCGTTAAAAAATGAAACTGCCATGACAATTTATAAGTGGACGCAATGGATAAGTCGCATTGGGGCAATTGGACTGCTGATTTCATTTCTTATTCTTTTGCAAGGCGAAGCAGAACGCTGGTATTTGCTTTCACTGGCGATAACAGGCTTTGTTGTTGTCTGCGGTATTTCACTGTTGATTGTCTGGGAAGCACGAAACGGTACAGCAGCGTTACGCAGGGGCGCTCAGGAAGGGACATTGCGGTATCAGCTTGCAGGTATTTGGCATATAATGCTTGTGACGGCACTCTTTATAGGGTGGGGATGCTGGCTTGTTGTGCTTATGGTTCATGGTTCCAGCGCTGTTATTCCTGCCATCGCTACTATTTTGAGTGTTCCAGCATACTGCGTGATTAATTGGCTTGCGCAGCAGCTTGTTGATTGCATGAGTGGCGTGGCGCTACAGACAGGAACATGTACCTCAGCGGATATTTCTACCGAAATTTCAGCTTCTGACGACGTAAAGCCGGATGAAGATTTCGCAGAAAAAACAGACGCAAATTCAGAAAAACAAACTATTACAGCCGATCAAGACGCAATTACGACATCGGAGTCAACAGCTGTTGAGCCCAAAAAAGTAGCCTTTGACACACATATTTCAACAGC includes:
- the guaA gene encoding glutamine-hydrolyzing GMP synthase produces the protein MDALSKVIIVDYGSQFTQLIARRVREAGVYSEIHPCIVTAEEVKAMNPSAVILSGGPSSVGDDEAPTLDMGLLELGVPVLGICYGMQLLAHNLGGELASSETREYGPADFNMTADCPLFADLNREESLRVWMSHGDQVKSVPPSFEVIGSTETLEVAAMACVEKNIYALQYHPEVHHSEGGDTMINNFLFKIAGIKPDWTMSGFIDAVIKDCQETVGPEGNVVCGLSGGIDSTVVAVLLNKAIGHRLHCIFVDNGLMRQNEVEEVSSYLREHFDLNLTVVDARDRFLSKLDGVEDPEKKRKIIGYEFIEVFDAEASRINNVKFLAQGTLYPDVIESISHKGPSAVIKSHHNVGGLPEDMELELIEPLRELFKDEVRKVAIELGMPDSVVWRHPFPGPGLAIRIIGEITDERLTILRKADKIVQNELTASGWYRKVWQGFAVLLPLKTVGVMGDDRTYENVIALRIVDSVDAMTADWARLPSELLERISSRIINEVTGVNRVVYDISSKPPSTIEWE
- the guaB gene encoding IMP dehydrogenase, which produces MSVILGKALTFDDVLLLPGYSEATPDQVDLSTQLTNSIALNIPLISAAMDTVTESDMAIAMARHGGIGVVHKNMPLEQQCLEVEKVKKSESGMILDPVTVEPSLTITQALEVMSTYRISGLPVVENGNLVGIITNRDVRFVDDPDTTLVSEMMTKDKLVTVPVGTTLEQAKEHLHKHRIEKVLVVDSDNHLQGIITMKDIEKEIKYPNACKDENGRLRVAAALGVGADCKERAKALLDAGADVLVLDSAHGHSLNILKAVESIRTEFPDAQIIAGNVATYEGAKALFEAGADTVKVGIGPGSICTTRIVAGVGVPQITAVQECCKAAKEFGRHIIADGGIKYSGDIVKALCVGASSIMIGSLFAGTDESPGETVLYQGRRYKNYRGMGSIDAMKAGSSDRYFQEKSKKLVPEGIVGRVPYKGPVQDSVHQLMGGLRSGMGYIGAKTITDMPEVSKMVEISAAGLRESHVHDVIITKEAPNYRVEN
- a CDS encoding CcmD family protein; the protein is MESSNWLLMANVAVWVGIAGYLFVIARKHCELSKRIRQMELMND
- the ccsA gene encoding cytochrome c biogenesis protein CcsA, translated to MRTKWIAPVALLAAPAMALSQYLIYQYAPVEQVMGIVQKVFYTHLPLAWWSLFSFFCVFIASILYLKTRKRFWDNFAAASAEVGVLFSGLALVTGMIWGRHSWGVWWTWDPRLTTTLVMWFVYAGYLILRSMSLSTERKAVVSSVVGIAAFIDVPLVFLSARLWRSIHPAVFNSKTGGLEPEMKLTVIVCVLCFGLIWAALVGIRSSQMALSDRIDNLTTHDEI
- a CDS encoding heme exporter protein CcmB codes for the protein MLRAAVSIAAKDLKLVLARGTGLIQALLLGLLLIFVFSLSQQIGEKMSAQAAAAIFWLASVFCQVLVFNTLFSLEEQNGARFGLLLSPAPVQAVWIGKALGGFILLLCAQAVFLPATIVFLGQSVSHLWHIGLAMLLAIDLGLILLGALLGALSQGQAAKESLLSIILFPLLIPILLAGVRIGSAAFSGIIPEGFGDWLGIACAFDALFGAAGLLLFGFVYSGEE
- a CDS encoding ABC transporter ATP-binding protein translates to MLLKLDKVAKMYGNRLIIKDVSCTIESGTVTLLAGPNGAGKSTLLKIMAGLSEPTAGNVELTVENNKIGYVGHQTFIYPDLSAIENLSFWSSLHGQKTDEKTLLNALDRVELKRFAFERAGCFSRGMAQRLNLARVFLLQPSLILLDEPGTGLDVRSMGILHNEIAAAKERGAGLVWISHSVAADLVRADNVLAIRDKQVEYFGQAQGYTPEAVC